From Prevotella melaninogenica, the proteins below share one genomic window:
- a CDS encoding DUF4435 domain-containing protein, whose amino-acid sequence MKNSVLEELEPQSFVEENRIIGNTVLEANDSPNIVADIRLTIQHPDHKEVIIVVEGEDDEKALKQFFNIQVVEFFLAENCLKVKNSMRIVSKDEQLKDCVIGIKDADFDHINQIKHNIANLMITDTHDMETLMLTPKVYRKICLYTTNKEYPELSAKAMKALKNFSYLRYYNDKMILNRKDSDKEGINFKGIKIADVASHSVQDVLQHVKDNGGNYKKTSYPDLDTINLFISQNPIDDKDLTLFTNGHDLVYAIRDILHKDEAAKAYSDKSIATMIRISYSKEEFEKTKLYKDIDNWNNNRFNLWAV is encoded by the coding sequence ATGAAAAATTCCGTATTGGAGGAACTTGAGCCCCAATCTTTCGTAGAAGAAAATAGAATAATAGGTAACACCGTATTGGAGGCGAACGATTCCCCAAATATCGTAGCAGATATAAGGCTAACTATACAACATCCTGATCATAAGGAAGTAATAATTGTCGTTGAAGGGGAAGACGATGAAAAAGCTTTGAAGCAGTTCTTTAATATACAGGTCGTAGAATTCTTTTTGGCTGAAAATTGCCTAAAAGTAAAGAATTCTATGCGCATTGTAAGCAAAGATGAGCAGCTCAAAGATTGCGTCATAGGCATTAAGGATGCTGACTTTGATCATATAAATCAAATCAAACATAACATTGCCAATCTTATGATAACTGACACCCACGATATGGAAACTCTGATGTTGACTCCAAAAGTCTACAGAAAAATTTGTTTGTACACAACAAATAAAGAATATCCGGAGTTATCAGCCAAAGCAATGAAAGCTCTGAAAAACTTCTCATATCTCCGCTATTATAATGATAAAATGATTTTAAATAGAAAAGATTCTGATAAAGAAGGAATAAATTTCAAGGGAATTAAAATTGCTGACGTAGCATCTCACAGTGTACAAGATGTACTTCAACATGTAAAAGATAATGGTGGAAATTATAAAAAGACATCATATCCAGACTTGGATACAATAAACCTATTTATAAGTCAAAACCCTATCGATGATAAAGATCTTACTTTATTCACAAATGGACATGATTTGGTTTATGCTATTCGAGATATACTTCATAAAGATGAGGCGGCAAAAGCTTATAGTGATAAAAGTATTGCAACTATGATTAGAATAAGTTATAGCAAAGAGGAATTTGAAAAAACAAAATTGTATAAAGACATAGACAACTGGAATAATAATAGATTCAACCTTTGGGCTGTATAA
- a CDS encoding AAA family ATPase → MQISRLQIKNLYDQYNYDIDFNSEEKEQITILTGPNGYGKTTILRILKSLNPKSLYYFYVIKFSEIIISFDNNTVLNITQNYKTEAESKSAIDYKDELEKEVRFIWNKATGEPLTHFVYNRTNVKRALRSYIHLYDPYSRRKSFNSLSDREKEDVLLDNEIFNEYISESNGQEQFLMQLRTLRSYYIPANRIYNEAHEENDELPIEKVCEALKAELKTAQQDYLRYSQEVDSKFIKKVLYPDYEDCPQASYNKLKDEVESLMKTIVKYKLAFKVEIPEYNEKNKAVLFAYLKGLEEKFSKISTISKKTELFHKMLTSKGFAHKSVEIAPQHGFMFKSDKGDILKAHQLSSGEQNEIVMLYRLVYEVPDQSLLLIDEPENSLHVAWQKTIVDDMKEIADIKHLQIIIATHSPSIVSKGFSMTKDLYYLTNK, encoded by the coding sequence ATGCAAATTTCAAGACTACAAATCAAAAACCTTTACGACCAATATAACTATGATATAGATTTCAATAGCGAAGAGAAAGAACAGATAACTATTCTCACAGGTCCTAATGGATATGGCAAGACTACCATTCTACGAATTTTAAAATCCCTTAATCCTAAGTCTCTATATTATTTCTATGTTATTAAATTCAGCGAAATAATAATCTCTTTTGATAATAATACTGTATTAAATATCACTCAGAATTATAAAACAGAAGCAGAAAGTAAATCTGCTATTGACTATAAGGACGAGTTAGAAAAAGAGGTCAGATTTATCTGGAACAAAGCTACGGGGGAACCACTCACTCATTTCGTATATAATAGAACAAACGTAAAAAGAGCACTCCGCTCATACATACATCTATACGATCCATATAGCAGACGTAAGTCTTTTAATAGTTTATCAGATAGAGAAAAAGAAGATGTCTTATTAGATAATGAAATATTCAACGAATATATTTCGGAATCAAATGGTCAGGAACAGTTCCTGATGCAGCTCAGAACCTTACGTTCTTACTACATACCAGCAAACCGAATCTATAATGAAGCTCATGAAGAGAATGATGAGCTCCCAATTGAGAAAGTTTGTGAAGCATTGAAGGCTGAATTGAAGACCGCTCAACAAGACTATCTGCGATATTCACAAGAAGTCGATTCTAAATTTATCAAAAAAGTATTATATCCAGATTATGAAGATTGCCCTCAGGCTTCATACAATAAGCTGAAGGATGAAGTTGAGAGCCTGATGAAGACAATCGTTAAATATAAGCTTGCATTTAAAGTAGAAATTCCAGAATATAACGAAAAAAACAAAGCCGTACTCTTTGCGTATCTTAAAGGACTCGAGGAGAAGTTCAGCAAGATTTCAACAATCTCGAAAAAAACAGAATTATTTCATAAAATGCTGACCTCTAAGGGCTTTGCACACAAATCTGTAGAAATCGCTCCTCAGCATGGTTTTATGTTCAAATCTGATAAAGGTGATATTCTGAAGGCGCATCAACTTTCCAGTGGTGAACAGAACGAAATCGTTATGCTATACCGCTTAGTATATGAAGTACCTGATCAGAGCTTATTGCTGATTGACGAACCAGAAAACTCGCTTCATGTCGCATGGCAGAAGACAATCGTAGATGATATGAAGGAAATAGCTGATATCAAGCATCTACAAATCATTATTGCTACTCATTCGCCAAGCATAGTAAGCAAAGGATTTAGTATGACCAAAGACCTTTATTACTTAACAAACAAATGA